One Paraburkholderia sp. IMGN_8 DNA window includes the following coding sequences:
- the pdxH gene encoding pyridoxamine 5'-phosphate oxidase has product MTTLAELRKNYSLGSLDIADIDRNPFRQFDAWFAQAVEAQLPEPNTMTLATVDSRGRPSARIVLIKGVDERGFVFFTNYESRKGRELAANPYASLLFYWIELERQVRIEGRVVKTSAEESDAYFASRPLDSRIGAWASNQSQVIESRSQLETREREISLQYGDQPPRPPHWGGYRLVPEAIEFWQGRPSRLHDRLLYTRSSESSDWHIARLSP; this is encoded by the coding sequence ATGACCACACTCGCCGAACTTCGAAAAAATTATTCGCTTGGGTCGTTGGACATTGCCGATATCGACCGCAACCCATTCCGTCAATTCGACGCGTGGTTTGCGCAAGCGGTCGAAGCCCAACTTCCCGAGCCGAATACGATGACCCTGGCCACGGTCGACTCGCGTGGCCGGCCGTCGGCGCGCATCGTCCTGATCAAGGGCGTCGACGAGCGCGGCTTTGTGTTCTTCACCAACTATGAAAGCCGCAAAGGCCGCGAACTCGCCGCCAATCCGTACGCGAGCCTGCTGTTCTACTGGATCGAACTCGAACGCCAGGTGCGGATCGAGGGCCGCGTCGTCAAGACCAGCGCGGAAGAAAGCGACGCGTACTTCGCGTCGCGCCCGCTCGACTCACGTATCGGTGCGTGGGCCTCGAATCAGAGTCAGGTGATTGAAAGCCGCTCGCAACTCGAAACACGCGAACGCGAAATCAGCCTGCAATACGGCGACCAACCGCCGCGCCCGCCGCATTGGGGCGGCTATCGTTTGGTACCCGAAGCAATCGAATTCTGGCAAGGCCGTCCGTCGCGTTTGCACGACCGCCTGCTCTACACGCGTTCAAGCGAAAGCAGCGACTGGCACATCGCCCGCCTATCGCCTTGA
- the tcdA gene encoding tRNA cyclic N6-threonylcarbamoyladenosine(37) synthase TcdA, translating into MSSTTAQSDLTTSLDGSETADRARRFGGIARLYGAPALAAFERAHVAVIGIGGVGSWVAEALARSAVGTLTLIDLDNVAESNTNRQIHALDGNYGKPKVEAMAERIAAINPFCDVRLVEDFVEPDNFASALGGGFDYVIDAIDSVRTKTALIAWCVEKKQPLITVGGAGGQLDPTRIRIDDLALTIQDPLLSKVRGQLRKQHGFPRGPKAKFKVSAVYSDEPLIYPEAAVCDIDEEAEHVITSPGHTGPVGLNCAGFGSSVCVTASFGFAAAAHVLRALAKQAG; encoded by the coding sequence ATGTCCAGCACCACCGCGCAATCTGATCTTACTACCAGCCTCGACGGCAGTGAAACCGCCGATCGCGCGCGGCGCTTCGGCGGCATCGCCCGGCTGTACGGCGCGCCGGCGCTCGCTGCGTTCGAGCGGGCGCACGTTGCGGTGATCGGTATCGGCGGGGTCGGCTCGTGGGTGGCGGAGGCCCTGGCGCGCAGTGCGGTCGGCACGTTGACGCTGATCGATCTCGACAATGTCGCCGAGAGCAACACTAACCGCCAGATCCACGCGCTCGACGGCAACTACGGAAAACCGAAGGTCGAAGCGATGGCTGAACGCATCGCGGCGATCAATCCGTTTTGCGACGTGCGGCTAGTTGAAGACTTCGTCGAACCGGATAATTTCGCGTCGGCGCTTGGCGGCGGTTTCGATTACGTGATCGATGCGATCGACAGCGTGCGCACGAAAACCGCATTGATCGCGTGGTGCGTCGAGAAGAAGCAGCCGTTGATTACGGTGGGCGGCGCGGGTGGCCAGCTGGACCCCACGCGCATTCGTATTGACGATCTCGCGTTGACGATCCAGGACCCGTTGTTGTCGAAGGTGCGCGGACAGTTGCGCAAACAGCACGGCTTTCCGCGTGGTCCGAAAGCGAAGTTCAAGGTGAGCGCGGTGTATTCGGACGAGCCGTTGATCTATCCGGAAGCAGCCGTCTGCGATATCGACGAGGAAGCCGAGCACGTGATCACTTCACCGGGTCATACGGGGCCGGTCGGTCTGAACTGTGCGGGGTTTGGTTCGAGCGTATGTGTGACCGCGAGCTTCGGTTTTGCGGCGGCCGCACATGTGTTGCGGGCGTTGGCGAAACAGGCGGGGTGA
- the trxA gene encoding thioredoxin: protein MDTTLATFEQDVITASTLAPVLVDFWAPWCGPCKTLGPMLEKLEAEAAGKWKLVKVNVDENQELAAHFQVRSIPHVMAFADGRPVDQFVGVLPEGQLREFLDRLVPQGADGARMEAQAALAEGRREDAYEALQAALAYDPGFDDARMDLIELLLEDNRIDEARNEVDLLSPKITQGIDPRFNAIKTRLDAVDVASDLPPTDALEARVAADPADLEARFDLANALIARRNYAGALEHLLAIVQRDRTFRDDIGRKTMLSVFDLAAHQPELVSQWRRKLSAWLF from the coding sequence ATGGACACCACTCTGGCCACTTTCGAACAAGACGTCATTACCGCGTCGACGCTGGCCCCCGTGCTGGTCGATTTCTGGGCGCCGTGGTGCGGCCCCTGCAAGACGCTCGGCCCGATGCTGGAAAAACTTGAAGCAGAAGCCGCCGGCAAATGGAAGCTGGTGAAAGTGAACGTCGACGAGAATCAGGAACTGGCGGCGCACTTTCAGGTGCGCAGCATTCCGCACGTGATGGCGTTTGCCGATGGCCGGCCGGTCGATCAGTTTGTCGGCGTGCTGCCGGAAGGTCAGCTGCGCGAGTTTCTCGACCGCCTCGTGCCGCAAGGTGCCGATGGGGCGCGCATGGAAGCGCAGGCCGCGCTTGCCGAAGGCCGCCGCGAAGACGCGTACGAAGCGCTGCAAGCCGCGCTCGCCTACGATCCCGGCTTCGATGACGCGCGCATGGACCTGATCGAACTGCTGCTGGAAGACAACCGGATCGACGAAGCCCGCAATGAAGTCGATTTGCTGTCGCCGAAAATCACGCAAGGCATCGACCCGCGCTTTAACGCGATCAAGACCCGCCTCGACGCCGTGGACGTAGCGTCGGATCTGCCGCCCACCGACGCACTCGAAGCCCGTGTGGCAGCGGACCCAGCCGATCTCGAAGCACGCTTCGACCTGGCTAACGCGCTGATCGCCCGCCGCAATTACGCGGGCGCACTCGAGCATCTGCTGGCGATTGTGCAACGCGACCGCACGTTCCGCGACGACATCGGCCGTAAGACGATGCTGTCGGTGTTCGATCTCGCCGCGCACCAGCCGGAACTGGTGTCGCAGTGGCGGCGCAAGCTGAGCGCGTGGCTGTTTTAA